A region from the Hydrogenimonas sp. genome encodes:
- a CDS encoding FIGfam010717, whose translation MTALLSVLYITAIAAASSAVEKRLKKIEREYGHSTADRFRYYYKFLDSAKDLPERKLLIEVNDFWNGVRYAGDITVWGKKDYWATPYEFLLRGRGDCEDYVIAKYFTLKKLGIDTKRLYFVYVRVKGYKLPHMVLAYFETPESDPLVLDSLNLKIFRASERKDIIPVYTFNGELLQRFKDRSVEGLGDKNSMVKLKWDDLIERIKKEPL comes from the coding sequence ATGACGGCGCTTCTCTCCGTTTTGTATATAACCGCTATCGCCGCGGCCTCGTCGGCCGTAGAGAAGAGGTTGAAAAAGATAGAGCGCGAATACGGCCATTCCACCGCCGACAGATTCAGATACTACTACAAGTTTCTAGACTCCGCAAAAGATCTTCCCGAACGAAAACTCCTTATCGAAGTAAATGACTTCTGGAACGGGGTAAGATACGCCGGTGACATAACCGTATGGGGAAAAAAGGATTACTGGGCAACCCCGTATGAGTTTCTTTTGAGAGGCAGGGGGGATTGTGAAGATTATGTAATAGCCAAATACTTCACACTCAAAAAACTCGGCATAGATACGAAGAGGCTCTACTTCGTGTATGTCAGGGTCAAAGGGTACAAACTGCCCCATATGGTCCTGGCATATTTTGAAACACCGGAGTCGGACCCTCTGGTACTGGACAGTCTGAACCTAAAAATATTCCGCGCATCCGAACGCAAAGATATAATACCGGTATATACGTTCAACGGTGAGCTTCTGCAGAGATTCAAGGACCGATCGGTAGAGGGACTGGGGGATAAAAACAGCATGGTAAAGCTTAAATGGGACGACCTGATCGAACGAATAAAGAAGGAGCCGCTATGA
- a CDS encoding NAD-dependent protein deacetylase of SIR2 family yields MKKVLIFSGAGLSAESGIRTFRDSDGLWEEYDVMQVCSTQGWEEDRALVTRFYNDRRKDLESRSPNPAHYAIAGLEKRFGGQIWNLTQNVDDLLERAGCRNVIHLHGTLRDLRCESCGHIWDIGYREQREDEECPGCGSRHVRHNVVMFGEPAPAYRFIQRAVDESGLFVAIGTSGQVIDIVPMATEFSHSILVNPKREMYVTSFGSHERYIDEYFETFIQKKAGEAASEFEKIVSDFLSV; encoded by the coding sequence ATGAAGAAGGTTCTTATCTTCAGCGGTGCGGGACTGAGTGCCGAGAGCGGCATAAGGACATTCCGTGACAGCGACGGACTCTGGGAGGAGTACGACGTGATGCAGGTCTGCTCCACGCAGGGCTGGGAGGAGGACCGTGCCCTGGTGACACGCTTCTACAACGACAGGCGCAAAGATCTGGAGAGCAGAAGTCCAAACCCCGCGCACTATGCGATAGCCGGGCTCGAAAAGCGGTTCGGCGGGCAGATATGGAACCTTACCCAAAATGTGGACGACCTTTTGGAGAGGGCCGGATGCAGAAATGTCATACATCTTCACGGTACACTTCGCGATCTGCGTTGCGAGTCGTGCGGCCATATATGGGATATAGGCTACCGTGAGCAGAGAGAGGATGAGGAGTGCCCGGGGTGCGGCAGCCGGCATGTACGCCACAACGTCGTGATGTTCGGAGAGCCGGCTCCGGCATACAGGTTCATCCAAAGAGCGGTAGACGAGAGCGGCCTCTTCGTCGCCATAGGTACGAGCGGGCAGGTCATTGACATCGTTCCTATGGCGACCGAATTTTCCCACTCCATACTGGTAAATCCGAAGCGTGAAATGTATGTCACCTCTTTCGGTTCGCATGAGCGTTATATCGATGAATATTTCGAAACATTCATACAGAAAAAAGCTGGAGAAGCCGCTTCGGAGTTCGAGAAGATAGTCTCCGATTTTCTCTCTGTATGA
- a CDS encoding TonB-dependent receptor, which produces MLKKGLLPLSIFAASVLAQGPVEDLAPVSVIATGEEEPVVEQPVSISVKESAEIELDQVIFQKDLLNSLAGVRIEQTGSVFGHMTSIRMPINTGPYYLFMQDGIPVQSSGFFNHNGLAYTTFGSSTSVEVLKGAGTALYGSDAVAAVVDVKSLAAPSEKRESNIKAMGGSYGYGSLSAETSGPAGENGGYRTNAKFLHSDGWRDHTTSERGELNFRYDTPLNDDNLLKVIFNASKTDAEQADSFNDYANIENGSTAASDDPNYFKALELTDVRRKFDYARLSAEWSNYSYENLELSLTPYLRYNRNRYVATWNANLPRNDNKLATVGLMQKGRYDTSWGRVIGGIDAEYTKSDLKYTQDFDINVTSWSGTTTYLAGDLYDYNVDYIAVAPYIHADVNLGEEMVATFGLRYDYNRYDYKNNLAPDSYDASGKYFRPADRTDNFSHLSPKFSLSYRPDRSTNVYLRYANGFRIPQASRLYSMQKGYEEVVLDPETSNTFEIGYKKLFENRSYVEISAYYMTIDDTITRYKNDVTGDYYYANGGSTLHRGIEFTLTAKMSEEWSSKIAYSYSRHNYRDDPVYGSNEMQQAPNHLGNLRLIYSPLALKGLKIMGEYVYVGPWWLDDEHTAGKYEGYSTGNLKAEYRYDYNWKFFTKITNITDERYASRARYAWGKTDYTPGDPREFYAGLEYRW; this is translated from the coding sequence ATGTTGAAAAAAGGTCTGTTGCCGCTATCTATCTTTGCCGCTTCGGTTCTGGCCCAGGGACCTGTCGAAGATCTCGCACCTGTGAGTGTAATCGCTACCGGTGAAGAGGAGCCGGTGGTCGAGCAGCCTGTCAGCATATCTGTAAAGGAGAGTGCCGAGATAGAGCTGGATCAGGTGATCTTCCAGAAGGATCTTCTCAACTCTCTCGCCGGGGTGCGCATAGAGCAGACCGGCTCCGTTTTCGGGCACATGACATCTATAAGAATGCCCATAAACACCGGGCCGTACTACCTTTTCATGCAGGACGGAATTCCCGTGCAATCCTCCGGTTTTTTCAACCATAACGGACTGGCATATACCACTTTCGGCTCATCTACATCCGTAGAGGTGCTGAAGGGTGCGGGGACCGCCCTTTACGGTTCTGATGCGGTAGCGGCGGTCGTGGACGTCAAGTCTCTAGCCGCACCATCCGAAAAGCGGGAGTCAAACATCAAAGCCATGGGCGGCAGTTACGGTTACGGCTCTCTATCCGCCGAAACGAGCGGGCCGGCAGGTGAAAACGGAGGCTACAGGACCAACGCCAAGTTTCTGCACAGCGACGGATGGAGAGACCATACCACGAGCGAAAGAGGTGAGCTGAACTTCCGTTACGACACTCCCCTGAACGACGACAACCTGCTAAAAGTCATATTTAACGCCAGCAAAACCGACGCCGAGCAGGCCGACAGCTTCAACGACTACGCCAACATCGAAAACGGCTCTACAGCCGCCAGCGACGACCCTAACTACTTCAAGGCGCTGGAGCTGACCGATGTGCGAAGAAAGTTCGACTACGCAAGACTGAGCGCCGAGTGGAGCAACTACAGTTACGAAAACCTGGAGCTAAGTCTCACCCCGTATCTGCGATACAACAGGAACAGATATGTAGCCACCTGGAATGCCAACCTTCCGAGAAACGACAACAAGCTGGCAACAGTAGGACTTATGCAGAAGGGCCGTTACGACACTTCATGGGGAAGAGTCATCGGCGGCATAGATGCGGAGTATACAAAGTCGGACCTCAAATATACCCAGGATTTCGATATCAACGTAACAAGCTGGTCCGGCACCACTACATACCTTGCCGGAGACCTCTACGACTACAATGTAGACTATATAGCCGTAGCACCATACATCCATGCAGATGTCAACCTGGGCGAAGAGATGGTCGCAACCTTCGGCCTCAGGTACGACTACAACCGTTACGACTACAAAAACAACCTCGCTCCCGACAGTTACGACGCATCAGGAAAATATTTCAGACCTGCCGACAGAACCGACAACTTTTCACACCTAAGCCCGAAGTTTTCACTCAGCTACCGACCGGACAGGAGCACCAACGTTTACCTTCGTTATGCGAACGGATTCCGTATTCCACAGGCTTCCCGCCTCTACTCCATGCAGAAGGGGTACGAAGAGGTCGTACTAGACCCGGAAACATCCAATACCTTCGAGATCGGCTACAAAAAGCTGTTTGAAAACAGAAGCTATGTAGAGATATCGGCCTACTACATGACCATAGACGATACTATAACGAGATACAAAAACGATGTAACCGGCGACTACTACTATGCCAACGGCGGAAGTACCCTGCACAGGGGCATAGAGTTTACACTTACGGCGAAGATGAGTGAGGAGTGGAGCAGCAAAATAGCCTACTCCTACTCCAGGCACAACTACAGAGACGACCCTGTATACGGAAGCAACGAGATGCAGCAGGCTCCCAACCACCTTGGAAACCTTAGGCTAATCTATTCCCCCCTTGCGCTCAAAGGGCTTAAGATCATGGGTGAATACGTCTATGTGGGACCGTGGTGGCTGGATGACGAGCATACAGCAGGAAAATATGAAGGTTACAGTACTGGAAACCTGAAGGCTGAATACAGGTATGACTACAACTGGAAATTTTTCACAAAAATAACCAATATAACCGACGAAAGATACGCAAGCCGCGCAAGGTATGCCTGGGGTAAAACGGACTACACCCCCGGAGACCCGAGAGAGTTCTACGCAGGGCTCGAATATAGATGGTAA
- a CDS encoding arsenic efflux pump protein, producing MIPAVTIFVITLVLVILQPKGLQIGTTAVGGAVAALALGVVSFTDVIEVTSIVWDATLAFIGIILLSMVLDEIGFFEWAAIKMARLSRGSGHLMFVNILLLGALVAAFFANDGAALILTPILLAKMRYLKMDPKAIFAFLMAGGFIGDSASNPLVISNLTNIVTADYFNIGFVEYMKVMFFPNILSIAASIAVLWLFFRKSIPARISIETLPEASSVIKSPEMFRISWWFLALLLAGYFIGDIYKLPISLFALGGALIFLYIAAKYKAAKPIMTIKTAPWQVVWFSIGLYVVVFGLKNAGLTDEIAQWLTYLKSHGRETYIIGTGFLSAALSSVMNNMPTIMVMDLAIDKTGDTFLAYANIIGCNLGPKMTPIGSLATLLWLHVLAKKGVKIGWGEYMKVGLIVTPPVLLIALLGLI from the coding sequence ATGATTCCTGCCGTAACGATATTTGTAATAACCCTTGTTCTGGTCATATTGCAGCCGAAGGGGCTGCAGATAGGCACTACCGCGGTCGGCGGAGCGGTTGCCGCTTTGGCGCTGGGAGTCGTCTCGTTCACCGATGTCATAGAGGTGACATCGATCGTCTGGGATGCGACTCTAGCTTTCATAGGAATCATCCTGCTCTCGATGGTACTGGACGAGATAGGTTTTTTCGAATGGGCCGCGATAAAGATGGCGAGACTGAGCCGCGGCAGCGGGCACCTGATGTTCGTCAACATCCTTCTGCTCGGTGCGCTGGTGGCCGCATTTTTCGCCAATGACGGCGCGGCACTGATTCTCACCCCCATACTTCTTGCGAAGATGAGATATCTGAAGATGGATCCGAAAGCTATCTTCGCCTTCCTGATGGCCGGGGGTTTCATAGGCGACAGCGCCTCGAACCCTCTTGTCATATCGAACCTGACAAACATAGTGACGGCGGACTATTTCAACATAGGCTTCGTCGAGTATATGAAGGTCATGTTCTTCCCCAACATCCTCTCGATAGCAGCCTCCATAGCCGTATTGTGGCTCTTTTTCAGAAAGTCGATTCCGGCGAGAATCTCCATAGAGACGCTGCCGGAGGCTTCAAGTGTCATAAAGAGCCCCGAGATGTTCAGGATAAGCTGGTGGTTCCTGGCGCTTCTGCTGGCAGGTTACTTCATCGGCGACATCTACAAACTGCCGATCTCCCTCTTCGCACTCGGCGGAGCGCTGATCTTTCTCTACATCGCCGCAAAGTATAAAGCGGCCAAACCCATAATGACGATAAAGACCGCCCCGTGGCAGGTGGTATGGTTCTCCATAGGGCTCTATGTAGTCGTTTTCGGCCTGAAAAACGCGGGGCTGACCGATGAGATAGCCCAGTGGCTGACCTATCTTAAAAGTCACGGCCGCGAGACCTACATTATAGGAACGGGTTTTCTTTCGGCGGCTCTGAGTTCCGTCATGAACAATATGCCGACAATCATGGTGATGGATCTTGCTATCGACAAGACCGGAGACACCTTTTTGGCCTATGCCAATATCATAGGGTGCAACCTCGGCCCGAAAATGACCCCTATAGGATCGCTGGCGACACTCCTGTGGCTCCACGTACTCGCGAAAAAGGGTGTCAAAATAGGATGGGGAGAGTATATGAAAGTGGGCTTGATCGTCACACCGCCGGTACTGCTTATAGCACTACTTGGACTGATTTGA
- a CDS encoding transporter: MWKEAVDGFVYHTLGLSGKAAEALDFFIYDTVKIFVLLTVIIFIVTFLRSFFPTEKVRDYLSRKHPLVGHVFAALFGIVTPFCSCSAIPLFLGFLQARIPLGVTFSYLISAPMNNEIAIAMLFALFGWKITLLYISFGLLVAVVAGFVIGRLNLEDEVLIKVEPVEGELPTCDVSVTMKARLTEAWEFTADILRKVWLYVVAGISVGAFIHGYVPTDLIVKAAGNDAWYAVPVATLLGVPMYSNAAGVMPLIEVLTQKGMLMGTALSFMMAVTALSLPEAMILKKILSTKLIVIFFSTVALGIMLIGYIFNGVLG; encoded by the coding sequence ATGTGGAAAGAGGCTGTAGACGGTTTCGTCTATCATACGCTGGGATTGAGCGGAAAGGCCGCCGAGGCGCTGGACTTTTTCATATACGATACGGTAAAGATTTTTGTACTGCTGACGGTAATCATCTTTATCGTGACCTTTCTGCGCAGTTTTTTCCCTACAGAGAAGGTAAGGGACTACCTTAGCAGAAAGCACCCGCTCGTCGGACACGTTTTCGCCGCGCTATTCGGCATTGTAACCCCGTTTTGCAGCTGCAGTGCCATTCCCCTTTTTCTGGGATTTTTGCAGGCGCGCATACCGCTTGGGGTAACCTTCAGCTATCTGATCTCGGCCCCTATGAACAACGAGATAGCCATAGCGATGCTCTTCGCCCTTTTCGGCTGGAAGATAACCTTGCTCTACATCTCGTTCGGCCTGCTCGTAGCCGTTGTTGCTGGGTTTGTCATAGGGAGGCTGAATCTCGAAGATGAGGTTCTGATAAAGGTTGAGCCTGTAGAGGGTGAACTGCCTACATGCGATGTCAGTGTGACGATGAAGGCACGACTGACCGAGGCGTGGGAGTTTACTGCCGACATTCTGCGCAAGGTGTGGCTCTACGTCGTTGCCGGTATCTCCGTTGGAGCCTTCATACACGGCTACGTTCCGACGGATCTGATAGTAAAAGCGGCCGGAAACGACGCATGGTACGCCGTACCTGTAGCTACGCTTCTGGGTGTACCCATGTACTCCAACGCCGCCGGGGTGATGCCGCTCATAGAGGTTCTGACACAAAAAGGGATGCTGATGGGCACGGCGCTCAGTTTCATGATGGCGGTTACTGCATTGAGCCTGCCTGAAGCGATGATACTCAAAAAGATTCTCTCGACCAAACTGATTGTCATCTTCTTCTCGACGGTGGCTCTGGGTATTATGCTTATAGGCTATATTTTCAACGGAGTACTGGGATGA
- a CDS encoding redox-active disulfide protein 2 — MTIEILGTGCAKCRALEENVKQAVAKSGKFAQIKKVEDVTEIMRYGVMSTPGLVVDSTVVSVGKVPSVDEIVKLIS, encoded by the coding sequence ATGACCATAGAGATACTGGGTACCGGATGTGCGAAGTGCAGGGCGCTCGAGGAGAATGTCAAGCAGGCTGTGGCCAAGAGCGGAAAATTTGCGCAGATAAAAAAAGTCGAGGATGTAACTGAGATAATGAGATACGGCGTCATGAGTACGCCCGGACTCGTTGTGGACTCCACAGTGGTAAGTGTCGGCAAGGTGCCTTCGGTAGATGAGATAGTGAAGCTGATATCCTAG
- a CDS encoding arsenate reductase translates to MKKVLILCTGNSCRSIIAEALVNRYLGSKGVEAFSAGSNPSGRVNPNAVKVLEEEVAWSGKYRSKTIDEVMKKGPFDLVVTVCDNAKESCPVFPGGVKRIHVGFEDPDGKPYEAFVETKELIKKRLLPTIEKELLK, encoded by the coding sequence ATGAAAAAAGTTCTAATTCTCTGTACCGGCAACAGCTGCCGGTCCATTATCGCGGAGGCCCTTGTAAACAGATATCTGGGCTCTAAAGGGGTGGAGGCTTTCAGTGCCGGTTCCAACCCTTCCGGGCGCGTCAACCCCAATGCCGTCAAGGTGCTGGAGGAGGAGGTGGCGTGGAGCGGGAAGTACCGCTCCAAAACGATCGATGAAGTTATGAAAAAGGGCCCTTTCGATCTTGTCGTGACCGTATGCGACAATGCGAAGGAGTCCTGCCCGGTTTTTCCCGGGGGTGTAAAGAGGATTCATGTAGGTTTCGAAGACCCCGACGGCAAGCCGTACGAGGCGTTTGTAGAGACGAAAGAGCTTATAAAAAAGAGGCTTTTGCCAACTATTGAGAAGGAGCTTTTGAAATGA
- a CDS encoding arsenical resistance operon repressor — protein MEAMEDFLKSIGALYDETRVTLLKFIDLHGPLCVCDLEASFGMIQSRLSRHLKILKDAGFLSARKSGRWTYYSIRSPLDRFRQEALEEIRTLPVELPDLKKLSKECKL, from the coding sequence ATGGAAGCGATGGAAGATTTTCTAAAAAGCATCGGTGCGCTCTACGACGAGACGCGCGTAACGCTGCTCAAGTTCATAGACCTGCACGGCCCTCTGTGCGTCTGTGATCTGGAGGCATCTTTCGGAATGATCCAGTCCCGTCTCTCCAGGCATCTGAAGATTTTGAAAGATGCCGGGTTTTTGAGTGCGCGAAAAAGCGGCCGCTGGACCTACTACTCCATACGCTCTCCGCTCGATCGGTTCAGGCAGGAGGCGCTGGAGGAGATCCGTACCCTTCCGGTAGAGCTTCCGGATCTGAAAAAACTTTCCAAAGAGTGTAAATTATGA
- a CDS encoding GGDEF and EAL domain proteins produces the protein MTLFRQINAVFSIILLLVLGTVLGIGFIDSRHYVQNELFTKAQDTATSLSLMMSQAGGDIAAMSKMADAVFKSGRIKRILLQDRYGNIIFEKKSDVAAEVPSWFLKLADLSSDTAVAEVFDKWRVIGPLTVQVETSEALDYLYAFFKKILIIFIVGGALGALFIYILLSIILEPLKTVIRQAEGVLHNRFIIQDETPSTVELKHVSMAMNQMVRRMKKGHETLSSVMAKNRELEYIDPLTKVGNRRFFMIKYDEYSNAEDNRGWGVVLAVRLADVQEANKIIGFDMVDRIYVKISKIVLQNIVDIDDAACFRVSGTEFVLLLPSLDTEHAKTLAELIVSEIRELIDTQFKEVSGTLFADAAISAYEHREPISQVLSSVDLALNEALFKSGDAVVVAKRESSLPMNKVAWRTLLEESMKEHRMEPVWEDVHAINRHKLFASITFDIITTEGERIPYSTYLSMLRLLKLFPKYIEYTMGYLDSVPILQNNRIAVEYPLNCLATPRLFEKVKEYIRLLQKRGVELIIEIPESDLSKIDVTTLRQITDELHRENLSFAISRFDADSDTVELLKTARPEYVKMYVGQFTDMSDSFRDSLIPILKTFGVKLLLHGIDEEHDIHVLSRQGADYFIIRH, from the coding sequence GTGACACTCTTCAGGCAGATAAACGCCGTTTTTTCCATAATTCTTCTACTTGTATTGGGGACGGTACTGGGAATAGGCTTTATCGACAGCAGACACTATGTTCAAAACGAACTTTTCACCAAAGCGCAGGATACCGCAACTTCACTGAGCCTCATGATGTCGCAGGCCGGCGGCGACATAGCGGCTATGTCCAAAATGGCAGATGCCGTTTTCAAAAGCGGACGGATAAAGAGGATTTTACTGCAGGATCGGTACGGAAACATCATCTTCGAAAAGAAGAGTGACGTCGCGGCCGAGGTACCTTCCTGGTTCTTGAAGCTGGCCGACCTCTCATCCGATACGGCTGTGGCGGAGGTGTTCGACAAATGGCGCGTTATAGGCCCGCTCACAGTACAGGTGGAGACTTCGGAGGCTCTCGACTACCTCTACGCCTTTTTCAAAAAGATACTTATTATTTTCATTGTTGGCGGAGCTTTGGGTGCTCTTTTTATCTACATCCTTCTAAGTATCATTCTCGAGCCGCTGAAGACGGTTATCAGGCAAGCCGAGGGGGTTTTGCACAACCGCTTCATCATTCAGGATGAAACTCCCTCCACGGTCGAGCTCAAGCATGTCTCTATGGCTATGAACCAGATGGTCAGGCGGATGAAGAAGGGCCACGAAACTCTTTCATCTGTTATGGCCAAAAACAGGGAGCTTGAGTATATCGATCCGTTGACTAAAGTCGGAAACCGCAGGTTTTTCATGATCAAATATGACGAATACTCCAATGCAGAGGACAACAGGGGGTGGGGTGTAGTCCTGGCGGTGAGGCTTGCGGACGTTCAAGAGGCCAACAAGATCATAGGTTTCGATATGGTCGACCGTATTTATGTGAAGATCTCCAAAATAGTTTTGCAAAATATCGTTGACATAGACGATGCTGCCTGCTTCAGGGTATCTGGTACCGAGTTTGTGCTGCTGCTCCCTTCGCTGGATACGGAACATGCCAAAACTCTGGCGGAGCTTATTGTCTCCGAGATAAGAGAGCTGATCGACACTCAATTCAAAGAGGTCTCCGGAACGCTGTTTGCGGATGCTGCAATTTCGGCATATGAGCACAGGGAGCCGATCAGCCAGGTTCTCTCATCCGTCGACCTGGCTCTCAACGAAGCTCTCTTCAAGAGTGGAGATGCCGTAGTTGTGGCCAAGAGGGAGAGCTCTCTGCCTATGAACAAGGTGGCATGGCGTACACTTCTTGAGGAGTCTATGAAGGAGCACCGTATGGAACCGGTATGGGAGGATGTTCACGCTATCAACAGGCACAAACTTTTTGCATCGATCACCTTCGATATAATTACGACGGAAGGTGAGAGAATTCCATATAGTACATATCTCTCTATGCTTCGTCTGCTCAAGCTCTTTCCCAAATATATAGAGTATACTATGGGGTATCTCGACTCCGTTCCCATCCTGCAGAACAACCGTATCGCTGTCGAATATCCCCTGAACTGCCTTGCAACGCCAAGACTCTTCGAGAAGGTGAAGGAGTATATCAGGCTTCTGCAGAAGCGCGGAGTGGAGTTGATCATAGAGATACCGGAAAGTGACCTCTCCAAGATCGACGTAACCACATTGAGGCAGATAACGGATGAACTGCACAGGGAGAACCTCTCTTTCGCGATAAGCCGGTTCGATGCCGACAGCGATACCGTGGAGCTGCTCAAAACGGCACGGCCGGAGTATGTAAAGATGTATGTCGGGCAGTTTACCGATATGAGCGACTCTTTCAGGGACTCTCTCATACCTATATTGAAGACTTTCGGCGTGAAACTTCTTCTGCACGGAATCGACGAAGAGCACGATATTCATGTTTTGAGCAGGCAGGGAGCCGATTACTTCATAATACGCCACTGA
- a CDS encoding cytochrome c551 peroxidase: MKKMVVAFGAVALIGISAVAADALIEKAKNSGLKPIPESKSELYKLIDNPKNPITDAKVELGKKLYFDPRLSKSGLVSCNFCHNLATGGVDGVDAATGHMWRHNPHHLNSPTVYNAVFAQKQFWDGRSPDLEDQAQGPMQAPPEMAATKEHVEKVVNSIPAYVKEFRKAYDNPNMKPTFKDVADVIGIFERTLVTPSRFDKYLAGCDKALSKEEKEGLKIFIDKGCVSCHNGVALGGSMQPFPAVGKYKYANVGDFKGDKNGMVKVPTLRNILETRPYFHNGAVWTIEEAIKIMGETQLGVKISDAEAKKIKTFFGALTGKKPYVRYPMLPASTDKTPKPNLK; the protein is encoded by the coding sequence ATGAAAAAGATGGTTGTAGCCTTCGGCGCTGTAGCGTTGATAGGTATCAGCGCCGTTGCGGCCGATGCGTTGATAGAGAAGGCCAAGAACTCCGGCCTCAAACCGATACCGGAGAGCAAGAGTGAGCTCTACAAGCTCATAGACAATCCGAAAAACCCCATTACGGATGCAAAAGTTGAGCTTGGCAAGAAGCTCTATTTCGACCCGAGACTCAGCAAGAGCGGGCTTGTCAGCTGTAACTTCTGTCACAACCTGGCTACAGGCGGTGTAGACGGAGTCGATGCGGCCACGGGCCATATGTGGAGACACAATCCCCACCACCTGAACTCACCGACAGTCTACAACGCTGTTTTCGCACAGAAGCAGTTCTGGGACGGAAGAAGCCCCGATCTTGAAGATCAGGCGCAGGGACCCATGCAGGCACCGCCGGAGATGGCAGCTACGAAAGAGCATGTGGAGAAGGTCGTAAACTCAATTCCGGCTTATGTGAAAGAGTTCAGGAAGGCATACGACAACCCGAATATGAAGCCGACTTTCAAAGATGTAGCCGATGTCATAGGCATATTCGAAAGAACGCTCGTCACCCCCTCCAGGTTTGACAAATATCTTGCCGGATGCGACAAGGCTCTGAGCAAAGAGGAGAAAGAGGGTCTGAAGATTTTCATAGACAAAGGGTGTGTAAGCTGCCACAACGGAGTCGCACTGGGCGGATCTATGCAGCCTTTCCCCGCTGTAGGAAAATACAAATACGCGAATGTAGGCGACTTCAAAGGCGACAAGAACGGAATGGTCAAAGTTCCTACGCTCAGGAACATACTCGAGACGAGACCATACTTCCACAATGGGGCCGTATGGACCATAGAAGAGGCTATCAAGATCATGGGTGAAACCCAGCTCGGAGTGAAAATAAGCGATGCAGAGGCGAAGAAGATCAAGACATTCTTCGGAGCGCTCACCGGTAAAAAACCGTATGTTCGCTACCCGATGCTTCCGGCAAGTACCGACAAGACTCCGAAACCGAACCTGAAGTAA
- a CDS encoding rubrerythrin has protein sequence MRQYETYRCNKCGNEVEVQKVGGGTLVCCGEEMECITENLTAVNLMKAFAGESMARNKYEFFAEMAREEGWHRIAEHFNEAAMNEKYHALAEFKTYNKLMYGIELHETLKNLDTAMAGENYEHTEMYPNFAKIAEEEGHKDIARLLKAIAKVEVEHEREYNELKKCLEEEGFFNSDEDEFWVCEVCGHVHRGKKAPKACPLCKAPQEYFKREHLC, from the coding sequence ATGAGACAGTACGAAACCTACAGGTGCAACAAGTGCGGGAACGAGGTGGAGGTTCAGAAGGTGGGCGGCGGTACGCTGGTATGCTGCGGCGAAGAGATGGAGTGCATAACCGAGAATCTCACCGCGGTAAACCTGATGAAGGCGTTTGCCGGCGAGTCTATGGCTCGCAACAAATATGAGTTCTTCGCGGAGATGGCGAGAGAAGAGGGGTGGCATCGAATAGCCGAGCACTTCAACGAAGCGGCCATGAACGAGAAGTACCACGCTCTTGCAGAGTTCAAGACCTACAACAAGTTGATGTACGGTATAGAGCTTCATGAGACACTGAAAAATCTCGACACGGCGATGGCGGGTGAAAACTACGAACACACCGAGATGTATCCCAACTTCGCCAAAATCGCGGAAGAGGAGGGACACAAAGATATCGCCAGGCTTCTGAAAGCGATCGCCAAGGTAGAGGTGGAGCATGAGCGTGAATACAATGAGCTCAAGAAGTGCCTCGAAGAGGAGGGATTTTTCAACAGCGATGAAGATGAGTTCTGGGTATGTGAAGTCTGCGGACATGTACACCGCGGTAAAAAAGCACCCAAAGCCTGCCCTCTGTGCAAGGCTCCGCAGGAGTATTTCAAGCGCGAACACCTCTGCTGA
- a CDS encoding bacterioferritin, translating to MASRGNSIIKGVEIQEVIDLLNRAYADEWLAYYQYYIESKVVKGIMKDAAIAELDQHAADELRHAGMVADRIIQLGGTPILNPKEWFEKTNCGYEEPNDFDVLRILEDAIKGEQCAIDVYSRLAEMTQGKDIVTYDIVSQILADEVEHEEDLVALHEDITEFIEQIKGSIS from the coding sequence ATGGCATCGAGAGGCAATTCCATTATTAAAGGTGTAGAGATTCAGGAGGTCATAGATCTGCTCAACAGAGCTTATGCGGATGAGTGGCTGGCCTATTACCAGTACTATATAGAGAGTAAGGTTGTGAAAGGGATCATGAAAGATGCGGCCATCGCCGAGCTGGATCAGCATGCGGCTGATGAGCTGCGTCACGCCGGCATGGTTGCCGACAGGATAATCCAGCTTGGCGGCACACCGATACTCAACCCCAAAGAGTGGTTCGAAAAGACCAACTGCGGCTACGAGGAGCCAAACGATTTCGACGTACTCAGGATTCTTGAAGATGCGATAAAAGGGGAGCAGTGCGCTATCGATGTCTATAGCAGGCTGGCTGAAATGACACAAGGCAAGGATATAGTCACATACGACATAGTTAGCCAGATACTGGCAGACGAAGTGGAGCATGAAGAGGATCTCGTGGCACTTCACGAGGATATTACAGAATTTATAGAGCAGATCAAAGGATCGATTTCATGA